The following coding sequences are from one Bradyrhizobium sp. WSM471 window:
- a CDS encoding sensor histidine kinase: protein MRLVLQLVARLFLIVALCLGAATIWATFDAYRSVDRATAASAQRVAQALQALYWHEFLLRSSRTREQLLPVPEWRTLETMKLISPGVCVEFQPAIAFEKPLCGQSEGLGKTPPRWFASIVPTFLGSHAEVIRPVSPRAATAGAVVATPDEAAAISLAWEYILNVIDVALLMATAIALLASLAIAHALAPARTIVTALQRMARGQYRTKLPRFRSMELAMIGSAVGELGGRLEEATEQRAALTRRLIEIRDDERRALARELHDEFGQNLSAILAFANTIETASTKADKHSDIVQDARMISQATHHLMASLRDALKRLRNPLPAELGLEASLVNLVDSWRSQSAARPTIQLDLKGDLTDISGPAATTAYRVAQECLTNALRHGTAREISLHVERRAGDDDALLIRVEDDGGGNAARVAQSTGFGLTGIRERVAAAGGSFSILPARGGLSVAATIPLAA, encoded by the coding sequence ATGCGCCTTGTGCTTCAGCTTGTCGCCCGTCTGTTTCTCATCGTCGCCCTCTGCCTTGGCGCGGCGACCATCTGGGCCACGTTCGACGCCTATCGCAGCGTCGACCGGGCGACTGCGGCCTCGGCGCAGCGGGTCGCCCAAGCGCTTCAGGCTCTGTACTGGCACGAATTCTTGTTGCGTAGCAGCAGAACACGCGAGCAACTTCTGCCGGTTCCGGAGTGGCGCACGCTGGAGACGATGAAGCTGATCTCACCCGGCGTCTGCGTCGAATTCCAACCGGCCATCGCCTTCGAAAAGCCGCTCTGCGGCCAGAGTGAGGGGCTGGGCAAGACGCCGCCGCGCTGGTTCGCGTCGATCGTGCCGACCTTCCTCGGCAGCCATGCCGAAGTGATACGGCCGGTCAGTCCCCGCGCGGCGACCGCCGGAGCGGTGGTTGCGACGCCGGATGAAGCGGCCGCCATCTCGCTCGCCTGGGAATACATCCTCAACGTGATCGACGTCGCGCTTTTGATGGCGACAGCGATCGCGCTCCTGGCTTCGCTCGCGATTGCGCATGCGCTGGCGCCGGCACGCACGATCGTGACCGCCCTGCAGCGCATGGCGCGCGGTCAGTATCGCACGAAACTACCGCGCTTCCGCTCGATGGAGCTGGCGATGATCGGCAGCGCCGTCGGCGAGCTCGGCGGGCGGCTGGAGGAGGCGACCGAACAGCGCGCGGCGCTGACGCGGCGCCTGATCGAGATCCGCGACGACGAACGCCGCGCGCTCGCCCGCGAGCTGCACGACGAGTTCGGACAAAATCTCTCGGCCATCCTCGCCTTCGCCAACACCATCGAGACGGCGAGCACGAAGGCAGACAAGCACAGCGACATCGTGCAGGACGCGCGGATGATCTCGCAGGCCACGCATCATCTGATGGCCTCGCTGCGCGACGCGCTGAAGCGCCTGCGCAATCCCCTGCCCGCCGAGCTTGGGCTGGAGGCGAGCCTCGTGAATTTGGTGGATAGCTGGCGCTCGCAGAGCGCGGCGCGGCCGACGATCCAGCTCGATCTCAAGGGCGACCTCACCGACATCAGCGGCCCGGCCGCGACCACCGCCTATCGCGTCGCGCAGGAATGCCTGACCAACGCGTTGCGCCACGGCACGGCACGCGAGATTTCTCTGCACGTCGAGCGGCGCGCGGGCGACGACGATGCGTTGCTGATCCGCGTCGAGGACGATGGCGGCGGCAACGCGGCA
- a CDS encoding MotA/TolQ/ExbB proton channel family protein translates to MSSMTIGPIAGPAADPSERSALLFWMIFTGLSIFAVVLLWRFGLIRLMLTSDRTYISSLIALLYVLTCGHCFLRTRAIAREGAAARRCRAVLAAPEGGRALDAGAAELPRGLVRDHIESLVTKAAAQDYRLVDQTLLLRTLADRLRGSNGFGAFVSDTLMKLGLLGTIVGFIIMLAPIAGLDAADKVAMRSSMGLMSDGMAVAMYTTLAGLVGSILVRIQYYMLDAATQKVFSDAVVLTETYVTPVLERKGSGIKGAGIAT, encoded by the coding sequence ATGAGTTCGATGACGATTGGGCCGATCGCGGGGCCTGCTGCCGACCCATCCGAGCGTAGCGCGCTCCTGTTCTGGATGATCTTCACCGGGCTTTCGATCTTCGCGGTCGTGCTGCTGTGGCGGTTCGGCCTGATCCGTCTGATGCTGACCTCGGACCGGACCTACATTTCCAGCTTGATCGCGCTGCTCTATGTCCTCACCTGCGGTCATTGCTTCCTGCGCACGCGGGCCATTGCCCGCGAGGGCGCGGCGGCCCGGCGCTGCCGCGCGGTGCTTGCGGCGCCCGAGGGCGGCAGGGCGCTCGACGCCGGCGCAGCCGAGCTGCCACGCGGGCTGGTGCGGGACCACATCGAGAGCCTCGTGACCAAGGCCGCGGCGCAGGACTACCGCCTTGTCGACCAGACGCTGTTGCTGCGAACGCTCGCCGACCGCCTGCGCGGTTCCAACGGCTTCGGCGCCTTCGTCTCGGACACGCTGATGAAGCTCGGCCTGCTCGGCACCATCGTCGGCTTCATCATCATGCTGGCGCCGATCGCGGGGCTGGATGCTGCCGACAAGGTCGCGATGCGATCCTCGATGGGACTGATGAGCGACGGTATGGCGGTCGCGATGTACACGACGCTGGCGGGCCTGGTCGGTTCGATCCTGGTCCGCATCCAGTATTACATGCTGGATGCCGCGACCCAGAAGGTGTTCTCGGATGCGGTGGTGCTGACCGAGACCTATGTGACGCCGGTGCTGGAGCGCAAGGGTTCTGGAATCAAGGGCGCTGGAATCGCGACATGA